From Juglans regia cultivar Chandler chromosome 6, Walnut 2.0, whole genome shotgun sequence, the proteins below share one genomic window:
- the LOC108981623 gene encoding receptor-like protein 15 has protein sequence MEFGIFGWWLMLAALFQLSAIHACLREEREALLRLKDSVNSPYDLFTSWNSSQEGRDCCDWKRVVCDNTTGLVIELHLDHLITVITLNASLFIPFQELNYLDLSYNAISGWAPNEGVQRLSGLSKIEVLYLDVNSINESFLSSLGQFLSLKKLFFRANHLDLPINIPISELGRLKNLQELYLDNSYIDKSFLSKVGVMTSLNVLKISNCRLNGSLPIVQGLCELMNLRELDLSHNNFEGILPSCLANMTQLRIFDISSNRFNGSIDLSPLPCLKSLEYLDLSHNYFNPIKFSSFLNLSKLEVIFSDGNTLVDETLSQRWIPSFQLKAFSCSSCFSTKSSRIITRFLHYQFDLQELHLPHNNLVGQFPTWLLENNTRLEVLNLRNNSFTGTLQLPSHHMPNLSLLDISFNHIQGPIPTNFGLIFPNLEVLNISKNDFEGVIPFSFGNLASLTFLDMSSNNFSGTIPENLTMGCSSLFYLRLSKNHLSGQLFPANSNLTALKSLYLDNNHFSGEISHSLSNLTNLEVINFSNNNLLGMLPRWMGNLMSLVDIAITKNQLEGPIPVELCNLQYLSFLDLSHNNLSGFIPSCSNWSLIKHVHLNKNRLTGSITSAFKGCSFLVTLNLRDNYLTGNIPNWIGNLSSLSILLLKANYFQGKIPFQICLLEQLSLLDLSDNSFSGQIPHCLSNIPFEPTYTKSKVLGLGIISFSSFNMSSILQSAMIMNKHSMYVFNDPYYILPSVEVLQEVEFSTKNRILSYKGDILNYMSGIDLSCNKLEGEIPPELGDLSSIHALNLSFNNLTGSIPTSFSKLNQIESLDLSNNNLDGIIPPQLIELNSLAVFNVAHNNFWGTTPERKAQFGTFDESSYEGNPLLCGLPLHKACTKIQPPSNIPTDDKGDEACGFMDLEVFYVSFAVSYMTMLLGIVAILYINPHWRRAWFNFVELCISTCYYIVGINTRKLSSFRIV, from the exons ATGGAGTTTGGAATATTTGGGTGGTGGCTAATGTTGGCGGCCTTGTTTCAATTATCTGCTATTCATGCTTGTTTGAGGGAGGAGAGGGAAGCTCTCTTGCGACTCAAAGATTCTGTGAACTCCCCGTATGATCTTTTTACGTCTTGGAACTCATCTCAGGAAGGGAGAGATTGTTGCGATTGGAAAAGAGTTGTGTGTGACAACACTACAGGGCTTGTAATCGAGCTTCATCTTGACCATTTAATCACTGTCATTACCTTAAATGCCTCTCTGTTTATTCCCTTTCAAGAGCTTAACTACCTCGATTTGAGTTATAATGCAATATCTGGATGGGCTCCAAATGAAG GTGTCCAAAGATTATCCGGATTGAGCAAGATAGAGGTGCTTTATTTGGATGTGAATTCCATCAATGAAAGCTTCCTGTCATCCCTTGGTCAGTTCTTATCGCTcaagaaactatttttcagagCCAACCACTTAGATCTACCAATCAATATCCCAATCTCAG AGTTGGGAAGACTAAAGAACCTACAGGAGTTGTATTTGGATAATTCCTACATTGACAAAAGCTTCCTCAGTAAAGTTGGAGTTATGACTTCCCTTAATGtattgaaaatatcaaattgtCGACTCAATGGAAGTTTGCCCATCGTTCAAG GCTTGTGTGAGCTTATGAATCTACGAGAGTTAGATCTCAGCCATAACAATTTTGAAGGGATACTGCCTTCATGTTTGGCAAACATGACACAACTTCGAATATTTGATATCTCTTCAAATCGCTTTAATGGAAGCATTGATCTCTCCCCTCTACCTTGTTTGAAGTCACTTGAATATCTTGATTTATCACATAACTACTTCAACCCAATCAAATTCTCCTCATTTCTCAATCTCTCAAAGCTTGAGGTCATATTTAGTGATGGCAACACACTAGTTGATGAAACTCTGTCTCAAAGATGGATTCCAAGCTTCCAATTAAAGGCTTTCAGTTGTTCAAGCTGCTTTTCTACCAAGTCTAGTAGAATAATTACTAGATTCCTTCATTACCAGTTTGACTTGCAAGAACTGCATCTCCCTCACAACAATTTGGTAGGACAGTTCCCCACATGGTTGCTAGAAAACAATACAAGGTTGGAGGTTCTTAATTTGAGAAATAACTCTTTTACAGGCACTTTGCAGCTGCCCAGTCATCATATGCCCAACCTTTCTCTTTTagatatttcatttaatcatattCAAGGTCCAATTCCAACAAACTTTGGTTTAATTTTTCCGAATCTAGAggttttaaatatttctaaaaatgacTTTGAAGGTGtcattcctttttcttttggtaaTTTGGCCTCCTTAACATTTTTAGACATGTCAAGCAATAATTTTTCTGGAACAATTCCAGAGAATTTGACAATGGGTTGCTCCTCCTTATTCTACCTTAGATTGTCCAAAAATCATTTGAGTGGCCAATTATTTCCTGCCAATTCGAATCTAACAGCCCTAAAATCTTTGTATTTGGACAACAACCACTTTTCAGGAGAGATCTCACATAGCTTATCTAATTTGACGAACTTGGAAGTAATTAATTTCAGTAATAACAATTTGTTAGGGATGCTTCCAAGATGGATGGGGAATTTGATGTCATTGGTGGATATTGCTATCACAAAAAACCAGCTTGAAGGTCCCATTCCAGTTGAGTTATGCAACTTGCAATACCTTTCATTTCTTGACCTGTCCCATAATAATCTATCTGGCTTTATACCCTCTTGCTCCAACTGGTCCTTGATCAAACATGttcatttgaataaaaataggcTAACCGGTTCCATTACTAGTGCATTCAAGGGTTGCTCTTTTTTAGTCACTCTAAATCTTAGAGATAACTACCTTACTGGCAACATTCCAAATTGGATCGGCAACCTTTCAAGTTTGAGCATTCTCCTCTTGAAAGCAAATTATTTTCAGGGGAAAATTCCATTTCAAATATGTCTTTTAGAACAACTAAGTTTGTTGGATCTTTCCGACAATAGTTTTTCTGGTCAAATACCTCATTGCTTGAGTAACATTCCATTTGAGCCAACCTACACAAAATCTAAAGTATTAGGACTTGGCATTATCTCTTTCAGTAGTTTCAACATGTCGTCAATCTTGCAATCTGCAATGATAATGAACAAACACAGCATGTATGTTTTCAATgatccatattatatattaccaAGCGTGGAAGTACTACAAGAAGTGGAGTTctcaacaaaaaatagaattctCTCCTACAAAGGTGACATTCTCAACTATATGTCTGGGATTGACCTCTCATGCAACAAATTAGAAGGAGAAATTCCACCCGAGCTTGGAGACTTGAGTAGCATCCATGCGTTGAACCTGTCCTTCAACAATCTAACCGGATCGATCCCCACCTCATTCTCGAAACTTAATCAAATTGAGAGTTTGGATCTATCCAATAATAACTTGGATGGTATTATTCCCCCACAATTGATAGAGTTGAACTCTTTGGCCGTCTTCAATGTGGCACACAATAACTTTTGGGGAACAACACCAGAAAGAAAAGCTCAGTTTGGTACCTTTGATGAAAGCAGTTACGAGGGAAATCCTCTCCTGTGTGGACTTCCACTGCATAAGGCTTGCACTAAAATTCAACCACCATCTAACATTCCAACTGATGACAAGGGAGATGAAGCTTGTGGTTTTATGGACTTGGAAGTTTTCTATGTTAGTTTTGCAGTGTCTTACATGACAATGTTGTTGGGAATTGTTGCTATTCTCTATATAAATCCGCACTGGCGACGGGCGTGGTTTAACTTTGTTGAATTGTGCATCTCCACTTGCTACTATATTGTTGGGATCAACACTCGTAAGCTATCTAGCTTTAGAATTGTGTAG